A genomic region of Bradyrhizobium sp. ORS 278 contains the following coding sequences:
- a CDS encoding type II toxin-antitoxin system RelE/ParE family toxin yields the protein MTRLVVAPVAIRDLATVLGDLTEQAGERVATKYRQSFLRLFTLLEAQPGLGAPRPRLGRGVRLGIVAPYLVFYREQSDVVTVLRVLHGRQKIGRAKLRET from the coding sequence ATGACCCGCCTCGTCGTCGCGCCCGTCGCGATCCGTGATCTCGCCACGGTGTTGGGCGATCTCACCGAGCAAGCAGGCGAGCGCGTCGCCACGAAGTATCGCCAATCCTTCCTGCGCCTGTTTACGTTGTTGGAAGCACAGCCGGGGCTTGGCGCACCACGCCCACGACTTGGCCGAGGCGTTCGGCTCGGTATCGTCGCGCCCTATCTCGTGTTCTATCGCGAGCAGAGCGACGTGGTGACTGTGCTGCGAGTCCTTCACGGTCGGCAGAAGATCGGCCGCGCGAAACTCCGCGAGACATAG
- the ftsE gene encoding cell division ATP-binding protein FtsE, whose translation MVRFENVGLRYGLGPEILRDLTFQIPAHSFQFLTGPSGAGKTSLLKLLFLSLRPTRGLVNLFGYDISLLSKEEIADLRKRIGIVLQDFRLLDHMTTYENVALPFRVMGRDESSYRKEVIDLLKWVGLGERMDALPPILSGGEKQRAAIARAVISRPQLLLADEPTGNVDPTLGRRLLRLFIELNRSGTAVIIATHDITLMDQYEARRLVLHQGRLHIYE comes from the coding sequence TTGGTTCGGTTCGAAAATGTTGGGCTGCGCTATGGACTGGGGCCGGAGATCCTCCGCGACCTCACGTTCCAGATTCCGGCTCATTCCTTCCAATTCCTCACCGGCCCGTCGGGCGCGGGCAAGACCTCGCTGCTCAAGCTCCTGTTTCTATCGCTGCGGCCGACGCGCGGGCTGGTCAACCTGTTCGGCTACGACATCTCGCTGTTGAGCAAGGAGGAGATTGCCGACCTGCGCAAGCGCATCGGCATCGTGCTGCAGGACTTCCGTCTGCTCGACCACATGACCACCTATGAGAACGTGGCGCTGCCGTTCCGCGTCATGGGACGCGACGAGTCGAGCTATCGCAAGGAGGTGATCGATCTCCTGAAATGGGTCGGCCTGGGTGAGCGCATGGATGCCCTGCCGCCGATCCTGTCCGGCGGTGAGAAGCAGCGTGCGGCGATTGCGCGCGCGGTGATCTCGCGGCCGCAGCTGCTGCTCGCGGACGAGCCGACCGGCAACGTCGATCCGACCTTGGGGCGCCGCCTGCTTCGGCTGTTCATCGAACTGAACCGCTCGGGGACGGCGGTGATCATCGCAACCCACGACATCACGCTGATGGACCAGTACGAGGCCCGGCGGCTGGTGCTGCATCAGGGACGATTGCACATCTATGAGTAG
- the greA gene encoding transcription elongation factor GreA, which yields MSVAFTKEESAETAAETMLPDRPVSPHPNLVTETGLKALEDQLHQAQAAYEAAQAIADVNERRRESALPLRDARYFAARLRTAQLMPPPSSTAAIAFGSTVTFRRGDGRTQTYRIVGEDEADPKHGTISHVSPVARRLMGKTAGDVVEVTGQELEILRID from the coding sequence GTGAGCGTTGCATTCACCAAGGAAGAGAGCGCGGAGACCGCGGCGGAGACGATGCTGCCGGACCGTCCGGTCTCGCCGCATCCGAACCTCGTCACGGAGACCGGGCTGAAGGCGCTGGAGGATCAGCTGCATCAGGCGCAGGCCGCCTATGAGGCGGCGCAGGCGATCGCGGACGTCAACGAGCGCCGCCGCGAGTCGGCGCTGCCGCTGCGCGACGCGCGCTATTTCGCGGCCCGGCTGCGCACCGCCCAGCTGATGCCGCCCCCCTCCTCCACCGCGGCGATCGCGTTCGGCAGCACGGTGACGTTCCGGCGCGGCGACGGCCGAACCCAGACCTATCGCATCGTTGGCGAGGACGAGGCCGATCCCAAGCACGGAACGATCTCGCATGTCTCGCCGGTGGCGCGGCGGCTGATGGGCAAGACGGCCGGCGATGTCGTCGAGGTGACCGGACAGGAGCTGGAGATCCTCCGGATTGACTGA
- a CDS encoding YdcF family protein, with translation MGPETDDSRHRLPLYVVAGRALAGLVATLGLGFFIAAVGFVGFLSQLRGAEIKPERKADGIVVLTGGSSRVSDAVELLAGGYGRRLLISGVHPTNDANDITRSLPEARSFINCCVDLDYSAINTRSNAAQTRRWAAERGFKSLVVVTSNYHMPRAIAELSHAMPSMDLIPYAVVGEKWRDEPWWTSGPTLRLLLSEYAKYVAAEARLRLADLGLDLAPESELPTGAISRRPATAQAN, from the coding sequence ATGGGGCCAGAGACCGACGATAGCAGGCATAGGCTGCCGCTCTATGTGGTGGCGGGCCGGGCGCTTGCGGGCCTCGTGGCGACGCTTGGACTCGGCTTCTTCATCGCCGCGGTCGGCTTCGTCGGCTTCCTGTCGCAATTGCGCGGCGCGGAGATCAAGCCGGAGCGAAAGGCCGACGGCATCGTGGTGCTGACCGGCGGCTCATCCCGGGTGTCGGATGCGGTCGAACTGCTGGCCGGCGGATATGGCCGTCGGCTCCTGATCTCCGGCGTCCATCCGACCAACGATGCCAACGACATCACCCGCTCGCTGCCGGAGGCGCGCTCGTTCATCAATTGCTGCGTCGATCTCGATTACTCCGCGATCAACACCCGCAGCAACGCGGCGCAGACCCGGCGCTGGGCGGCCGAGCGCGGCTTCAAGTCGCTGGTCGTGGTGACCTCGAACTATCACATGCCGCGTGCCATCGCGGAGCTGTCGCACGCGATGCCGAGCATGGATCTCATCCCCTATGCGGTGGTCGGCGAGAAATGGCGCGACGAGCCGTGGTGGACCAGCGGACCGACGTTGCGCCTGCTGCTGTCCGAATATGCTAAATATGTCGCCGCCGAGGCGCGGCTGCGGCTTGCCGATCTCGGCCTCGATCTCGCGCCCGAGAGCGAGCTGCCGACCGGCGCGATCTCGCGCCGTCCGGCGACGGCGCAAGCCAATTGA
- a CDS encoding 1-acyl-sn-glycerol-3-phosphate acyltransferase: MVLIFLRSLLFNILFYPNFVFWALIALPTLAMPRKALLRVANWWAQSNILLMRIVCNIRVEYRGVEKIPKGPLIVAAKHQSMWETISLLHFFDAPFFVLKRELLRIPLFGQYLLKANMIAIDRSSGARALKQVMRRAAEEVKHGRQFVIFPEGTRRPAGAPPDYKGGVGLIYTDCGVPCLPVALNSGLFWPRRTFLRYPGTLVVEFLDPLPPGLPRDEFMTRLQTIIEEATGRLVGAGQAEQAQLFGRVAEEVKA, encoded by the coding sequence ATGGTTCTGATCTTCCTGCGCTCGCTGCTGTTCAATATCCTGTTCTATCCGAACTTCGTGTTCTGGGCCCTGATCGCGCTGCCGACGCTCGCGATGCCGCGCAAGGCGCTGCTGCGCGTCGCGAACTGGTGGGCGCAGAGCAACATCCTGTTGATGCGCATCGTCTGCAACATCCGCGTCGAATATCGCGGCGTTGAGAAGATCCCTAAGGGGCCGCTGATCGTCGCCGCCAAGCATCAGTCGATGTGGGAGACGATCTCGCTGCTGCATTTCTTCGACGCGCCGTTCTTCGTCTTGAAGCGCGAATTGCTGCGCATCCCCTTGTTCGGCCAATATCTGCTCAAGGCGAACATGATCGCAATCGACCGCAGCTCCGGCGCCCGGGCGTTGAAGCAGGTGATGCGGCGCGCCGCGGAGGAGGTGAAGCACGGCCGGCAATTCGTGATCTTTCCCGAGGGCACGCGGCGCCCGGCGGGCGCGCCGCCGGACTACAAGGGCGGCGTCGGCCTGATCTACACCGATTGCGGCGTACCATGTCTGCCGGTCGCGCTGAATTCCGGGCTGTTCTGGCCGCGCCGCACATTCTTGCGCTATCCGGGTACACTGGTCGTGGAGTTTCTCGATCCGCTGCCGCCGGGTCTGCCGCGCGACGAGTTCATGACCCGCCTGCAGACTATCATCGAAGAGGCGACGGGGCGGCTCGTCGGCGCGGGCCAGGCCGAGCAGGCACAGCTGTTCGGGCGCGTGGCGGAAGAGGTGAAGGCTTGA
- a CDS encoding response regulator has product MSRVLIADDEDSMRTLVARAIAMDGHETVTAQDGAEALDILTRENGAFDLLLTDIQMPIMDGIALALSAARDFPDLTILLMTGFAHQRERASNLNAIAHDVITKPFSVADIRTAVADALASKTAKA; this is encoded by the coding sequence ATGTCGCGCGTCCTGATCGCCGACGACGAAGATTCGATGCGCACCCTGGTCGCGCGCGCGATCGCGATGGACGGCCACGAGACCGTCACCGCGCAGGATGGCGCCGAGGCGCTCGACATCCTCACGCGTGAGAACGGCGCGTTCGATCTGCTGCTGACCGACATCCAGATGCCCATCATGGACGGCATCGCGCTGGCGCTGTCGGCCGCGCGTGATTTTCCCGACCTGACCATCCTTCTGATGACCGGCTTCGCCCATCAGCGCGAGCGGGCGTCGAATCTGAATGCGATCGCTCATGACGTGATCACCAAGCCGTTCTCGGTCGCCGACATCCGCACCGCGGTCGCCGATGCGCTGGCGTCGAAGACGGCCAAGGCGTAG
- a CDS encoding DUF1902 domain-containing protein, which produces MSMIVVRATWDQKSSYWVAESSDVPGLVTGATTLNELAAKIPGIIQDLLENADTSDLADGEITVEIIGSISTKVRLPA; this is translated from the coding sequence ATGTCGATGATCGTGGTTCGCGCGACCTGGGACCAGAAATCCAGCTATTGGGTGGCCGAAAGCTCTGACGTGCCGGGCCTCGTCACTGGAGCTACAACACTCAACGAACTCGCTGCCAAGATCCCCGGCATCATCCAGGACTTGCTCGAAAACGCCGACACCTCCGATCTCGCCGACGGCGAAATCACTGTCGAGATCATCGGATCGATCTCCACTAAGGTGCGCCTGCCTGCATGA
- a CDS encoding TIGR02302 family protein, producing the protein MSGETPEPARPASSTRDGLANAGSTSSGLTNNAPTNDGLARLKLAQALQRARLAIAWEQGWPHLARLLLVIGLFLIVSWAGLWLGLPLLARAIGVALFVVLFLGAAIPALRFRWPTREQGLARLDRGSGIAHRPATALTDTLSTQDPIARALWQAQRARTLASIKAIRAGTPRPRLSLHDPWAVRALVIVLLVATYFAAGDERQLRIASAFDWNGVLTTVPIRVDAWVKPPLYTAKPPVILSAANKEGAVPPSGPIVVPAGSTLIVRSSGATLDVITGGGVAEAAPGEVAAGEAAPKGTTEKHFLIKTDGTAHVRAPSGQPQWVFTATPDKPPVISMAKDPERQARGSLKLSYKLEDDYGVTEAKARIAPRAADKPGDAPAARPLFQPPEFALVLPNARTRNGVGQTVKDLSEDPYAGADVTITLTAKDEAGNEGRSEPFETRLPERLFTKPLARALIEQRRILALDGNRNSDVYTALDALAIAPELFTPDPGQYLGLHSVTRQLEMARTDDALREVVASLWSLAVTIEDGNITDVEKALRAAQDALKQALDRGASDDEIKKLAEDLRKAMDNYMRQLAEQLRNNPQMAQRPLDPNTRVVRPQDLQNMIDRMERMARSGDKDGARELLEQLQQMLENLQTARPQQGGDNEMEQALNELNDIIRKQDQLRNKTFKKGQDSRRDRSGRNQRDQGQVPLPKEVELILKKSKELREKTLSASPEELEDILRQQEGLKTQLRNWRDSQGAR; encoded by the coding sequence TTGAGCGGCGAGACCCCCGAGCCGGCGCGGCCGGCAAGCAGCACCCGTGATGGGCTGGCCAACGCCGGCTCGACCAGCAGCGGGCTGACCAACAACGCGCCGACCAATGACGGGCTTGCGCGGCTGAAGCTCGCACAGGCGCTGCAGCGGGCGCGTCTCGCGATCGCCTGGGAGCAGGGCTGGCCGCATCTGGCGCGGCTGCTGCTGGTGATCGGGCTGTTCCTGATCGTCTCCTGGGCCGGGCTGTGGCTCGGTTTGCCTCTGCTGGCGCGGGCCATCGGCGTCGCGCTGTTCGTTGTCCTGTTTCTTGGCGCCGCGATCCCGGCGCTGCGCTTCCGCTGGCCGACGCGCGAGCAGGGGCTCGCCCGGCTCGATCGCGGCTCGGGCATCGCGCATCGTCCCGCCACCGCGCTGACCGACACGCTCTCCACCCAGGATCCGATTGCGCGCGCGCTGTGGCAGGCGCAGCGCGCGCGCACGCTCGCCTCGATCAAGGCGATCCGCGCCGGCACGCCGCGGCCGCGGCTGTCGCTGCATGATCCCTGGGCGGTGCGCGCGCTGGTCATCGTGCTGCTGGTCGCGACGTATTTTGCCGCCGGCGACGAGCGGCAGCTGCGCATCGCCTCGGCGTTCGACTGGAACGGCGTGCTGACGACGGTGCCGATCCGGGTCGATGCCTGGGTCAAGCCGCCGCTCTACACCGCCAAGCCGCCGGTCATCCTGTCGGCCGCCAACAAGGAAGGCGCGGTGCCGCCGAGCGGTCCGATCGTGGTGCCCGCGGGCTCGACCCTGATCGTGCGCTCCAGCGGCGCCACGCTCGACGTCATCACCGGGGGCGGCGTGGCCGAGGCGGCGCCGGGCGAGGTCGCGGCCGGAGAGGCGGCGCCGAAGGGGACCACCGAGAAGCATTTCCTGATCAAGACCGACGGCACCGCGCATGTGCGCGCGCCCTCCGGCCAGCCGCAATGGGTGTTCACCGCGACGCCGGACAAGCCGCCGGTCATCAGCATGGCCAAGGACCCCGAGCGCCAGGCGCGCGGCTCGCTGAAACTGTCCTACAAGCTCGAGGATGATTACGGCGTCACCGAAGCCAAGGCGAGGATCGCTCCGCGCGCCGCCGACAAGCCGGGCGACGCGCCGGCGGCGCGGCCGCTGTTCCAGCCGCCGGAGTTTGCGCTGGTGCTGCCGAATGCGCGCACCCGCAACGGCGTCGGCCAGACCGTGAAGGATCTCAGCGAGGACCCCTACGCCGGCGCCGACGTCACGATCACGCTGACCGCCAAGGACGAGGCCGGCAATGAGGGCAGGAGCGAGCCGTTCGAGACGCGGCTGCCGGAGCGGCTGTTCACCAAGCCTCTGGCGCGGGCGCTGATCGAGCAGCGCCGCATCCTCGCGCTCGACGGCAATCGCAACAGCGACGTGTACACCGCGCTGGACGCGCTGGCGATCGCGCCTGAACTGTTCACGCCCGATCCCGGCCAGTATCTCGGCCTGCATTCGGTCACCCGCCAGCTCGAAATGGCGCGCACCGACGATGCGCTGCGCGAGGTGGTCGCGAGCCTGTGGTCGCTCGCCGTCACCATCGAGGACGGCAACATCACCGATGTGGAGAAGGCGCTGCGCGCCGCGCAGGACGCGCTCAAGCAGGCGCTCGACCGCGGCGCCAGCGACGACGAGATCAAGAAGCTCGCCGAGGATCTGCGCAAGGCGATGGACAATTACATGCGCCAGCTCGCCGAGCAGCTGCGCAACAATCCGCAGATGGCGCAGCGGCCGCTCGATCCCAACACCCGCGTGGTGCGTCCGCAGGACCTGCAGAACATGATCGACCGCATGGAGCGCATGGCGCGCTCCGGCGACAAGGACGGCGCGCGCGAGCTGCTCGAGCAGCTGCAGCAGATGCTGGAGAACCTGCAGACGGCGCGGCCCCAGCAGGGCGGCGACAACGAGATGGAGCAGGCGCTCAACGAGCTCAACGACATCATCCGCAAGCAGGACCAGCTGCGCAACAAGACCTTCAAGAAGGGCCAGGACTCCCGGCGCGACCGCAGCGGCCGCAATCAGCGCGACCAGGGCCAGGTGCCGCTGCCCAAGGAGGTCGAGCTGATCCTGAAGAAGTCGAAGGAGCTGCGCGAGAAGACGCTGAGCGCCTCGCCGGAGGAGCTCGAGGATATCCTGCGGCAGCAGGAAGGGCTGAAGACCCAGCTCCGCAATTGGCGCGACTCGCAGGGAGCGCGGTGA
- a CDS encoding MJ0042-type zinc finger domain-containing protein produces MFIVCPHCATSYAIDLATLGMAGRSVRCSRCREVWLARPEDAVEAPAPIPAMAEADGGSAPRDAADEWEALAREEPDEQPPEVESPSIAAGWPEDAAAEEPGETATEAEQPAQGRLARLAGLGKLIKRPTLPNFPGKKVFNLPALTAAMAALTIALGVWRADVVRLMPQTASLYKLIGLEVNLRGAAFKDVKLATETVDGKPVLVIEGAIVSTTKKAVDLPRLRFSVRDAQGTEIYAWNTLLEQTVLKPGERIAFKSRLASPPPEGRNIDIRFFNRRDLAAGSA; encoded by the coding sequence ATGTTCATCGTTTGCCCCCATTGTGCGACATCTTACGCCATCGATCTGGCAACCCTGGGTATGGCGGGCCGCAGTGTGCGGTGTTCCCGTTGCAGGGAAGTCTGGCTGGCGCGGCCTGAGGACGCGGTCGAGGCTCCGGCGCCGATTCCGGCCATGGCGGAGGCCGATGGGGGCTCTGCCCCCCGTGATGCCGCCGACGAATGGGAGGCTCTGGCCCGCGAGGAGCCCGACGAGCAGCCGCCCGAGGTCGAAAGCCCGTCGATCGCCGCCGGGTGGCCCGAGGACGCCGCTGCTGAAGAACCCGGCGAGACCGCGACCGAGGCCGAGCAGCCGGCCCAAGGCAGGCTTGCGCGCCTCGCCGGTCTCGGCAAGCTGATCAAGCGGCCGACCCTGCCGAACTTCCCCGGCAAGAAGGTGTTCAACCTGCCCGCGCTGACCGCCGCCATGGCCGCGCTCACGATCGCGCTGGGGGTCTGGCGCGCCGACGTGGTCAGGCTGATGCCGCAGACCGCATCGTTGTACAAGCTGATCGGCTTGGAGGTGAATCTGCGCGGCGCCGCGTTCAAGGACGTGAAATTGGCGACCGAAACCGTCGATGGCAAGCCGGTGCTGGTCATTGAAGGAGCGATCGTGAGCACCACCAAGAAGGCGGTCGACCTGCCCCGGCTGCGCTTCAGCGTCCGCGACGCGCAGGGCACCGAGATCTACGCCTGGAATACGCTGCTCGAGCAGACCGTGCTGAAGCCCGGCGAGCGCATCGCGTTCAAGTCGCGCCTCGCCTCGCCCCCTCCCGAAGGCCGCAATATCGATATACGGTTCTTCAACCGGCGCGATCTCGCCGCCGGCAGTGCATGA
- a CDS encoding ABC transporter permease yields the protein MSSVDDRGLLVDLGEDRPQLPAQARIVSPIVPRASIAGRALVAVVAIMTFLASITTGGVLLVSESAAEWQSEVASEITVQVRPKTGRDLERDVALVTDAMRAQSGIVEVRPFTKDESSKLLEPWLGSGLSFDELPVPRVIIARVQPGTSFDLNALRARVIQVAPTASVDDHRAWIERMRSMTGATLFAGFGILLLVIAATIISVSFATRGAMAANRPIVEVLHFVGAGDRYIANHFLRHFLQLGLEGGVIGGGLAMLGFGFSESIANWFSGTPVGDQFAALLGTFSLRPLGYVAIALQAVVIAAVTGWAARRTLFTTLASID from the coding sequence ATGAGTAGCGTGGACGATCGCGGCCTTCTGGTCGATCTGGGCGAGGACCGCCCGCAACTGCCGGCGCAAGCCCGCATCGTGTCGCCGATCGTGCCGCGCGCTTCGATTGCGGGGCGTGCGCTCGTCGCCGTGGTGGCGATCATGACGTTCCTGGCTTCGATCACCACCGGCGGTGTCCTGCTGGTCAGCGAATCCGCGGCGGAATGGCAGTCGGAGGTCGCGAGCGAAATCACGGTTCAGGTCCGTCCCAAGACTGGCCGGGACCTCGAGCGCGATGTCGCCCTGGTGACCGACGCGATGCGGGCGCAGTCCGGCATCGTCGAGGTCCGGCCCTTCACCAAGGACGAATCGAGCAAGCTGCTGGAGCCTTGGCTGGGCAGCGGCCTGTCGTTCGACGAACTGCCGGTGCCGCGCGTCATCATCGCGCGGGTGCAGCCGGGCACCAGCTTCGATCTCAACGCACTGCGTGCCCGCGTGATCCAGGTCGCGCCGACCGCCAGCGTCGACGATCATCGGGCCTGGATCGAGCGCATGCGCTCGATGACCGGCGCGACGCTGTTCGCCGGGTTCGGCATCCTGTTGCTGGTGATCGCGGCGACCATCATCTCGGTCTCGTTCGCAACCCGCGGTGCGATGGCGGCAAACCGGCCGATCGTCGAAGTCCTGCATTTCGTCGGTGCCGGTGACCGCTACATTGCCAATCATTTCCTGCGCCACTTTCTGCAACTCGGCCTCGAGGGCGGCGTCATCGGCGGCGGGCTCGCGATGCTCGGCTTCGGCTTTTCGGAGTCGATCGCGAACTGGTTCTCCGGCACGCCCGTGGGCGATCAGTTTGCGGCGCTGCTTGGCACCTTCTCGCTTCGTCCCCTGGGCTATGTGGCGATTGCGCTACAGGCAGTCGTGATCGCGGCGGTGACCGGCTGGGCTGCGCGGCGGACCCTGTTTACGACACTGGCGAGCATCGACTGA
- a CDS encoding metallophosphoesterase family protein, with product MTDPSQAGVLKLGIISDTHGLLRPEAERCLSGVDHILHAGDIGRPEIIERLRGIAPVTAIRGNIDTAAWAKAYPETATISLGGRTFHLVHDVHDFRIDPAATGIDVVISGHSHRARFETAGAVLYLNPGSAGPRRFRLPITLATLDLSPADLAPVIHDLGAA from the coding sequence TTGACTGACCCCTCTCAGGCGGGCGTGCTGAAGCTCGGGATCATCTCCGACACGCATGGACTGCTGCGGCCGGAGGCGGAGCGGTGTCTTTCCGGCGTCGACCATATCCTGCACGCCGGCGACATCGGCCGTCCCGAGATCATCGAGCGGCTGCGCGGGATCGCGCCGGTCACCGCGATCCGCGGCAATATCGATACCGCGGCGTGGGCGAAGGCTTATCCGGAGACCGCGACGATCAGCCTGGGCGGCCGGACCTTCCATCTCGTGCACGACGTGCACGATTTCAGGATCGACCCCGCCGCGACCGGCATCGACGTCGTCATCTCCGGACATTCGCATCGCGCGCGGTTTGAGACGGCCGGCGCCGTGCTCTATCTCAATCCGGGCAGCGCGGGGCCGCGCCGCTTCAGGCTGCCGATCACGCTGGCGACGCTCGACCTCTCCCCGGCGGATCTCGCGCCCGTCATCCATGATCTCGGCGCCGCCTGA
- a CDS encoding transposase, whose product MAARGKTRRFPTAYKLKAIKRVERGEGVLPVARDLGISRKILHDWIKAWKAQGPDGLNRKPGPKPGPRKLKSLATYDDKRSALARANARIAELERLVGRQQMDLDFFRQALRALERPAAQGKPVSASSKSSKA is encoded by the coding sequence GTGGCAGCAAGAGGGAAGACCCGTCGGTTTCCGACGGCTTACAAATTGAAGGCGATCAAGCGTGTCGAGCGAGGCGAAGGCGTTCTGCCTGTGGCTCGGGACCTTGGGATATCGCGTAAGATCCTGCATGACTGGATCAAGGCCTGGAAGGCGCAAGGTCCGGACGGATTGAACCGCAAGCCGGGACCGAAGCCCGGTCCCCGGAAGCTCAAATCTCTGGCGACCTATGACGATAAGCGGTCAGCACTGGCACGGGCCAATGCCCGCATTGCCGAACTCGAACGGCTTGTCGGCCGTCAGCAGATGGACCTCGATTTTTTTCGGCAAGCCTTGCGCGCACTGGAGCGGCCGGCAGCGCAAGGCAAACCCGTATCCGCATCATCGAAGTCATCAAAAGCATGA
- a CDS encoding addiction module protein translates to MTPQDIAALTPQERFDLLTDLWDSLSAEGVILTPAQEAELAQRAAALGYTHDELEWTKPLLAEATAEIERGEGVPLNELEARLDAEMQASPSPRR, encoded by the coding sequence ATGACGCCCCAAGACATTGCCGCCCTCACCCCTCAGGAGCGGTTCGACCTCCTGACCGACCTCTGGGACAGTCTGTCCGCCGAAGGCGTGATACTGACTCCGGCGCAGGAAGCCGAGCTTGCGCAGCGGGCCGCCGCGCTCGGTTACACGCATGACGAATTGGAATGGACCAAGCCGCTACTGGCTGAGGCCACCGCCGAGATCGAACGCGGCGAGGGCGTGCCTCTCAACGAACTGGAGGCGCGTCTCGACGCTGAAATGCAAGCGAGCCCATCGCCGCGCCGATGA
- a CDS encoding DUF4175 family protein has protein sequence MDRNGSRAAPRRRRGARALLRASVLAGCCLIAVPAFADALDEYLDKAEQAMQDSIDSLKNKSTSESANHQSSAIRELERYLTTDLQQEQQALRDRLKQLQEQLAKRGMSPKADKGQKGEKGQKGQQGQKGQPGQQGQQGDPGDDGDQGDGGDGLDEADGAMGDAGSQLGDNNADGAVESQGKALDALRKGAQSLAEAMQQGDGDQPGDGPGQAPGRQAGAPPMDPLGRPLHGRDVDDFSQKIPGEIDVQRVRRILEELRRRSADPSRPQIELDYIERLLKDN, from the coding sequence ATGGATCGGAATGGATCACGCGCCGCGCCGCGTCGCCGCCGCGGCGCCCGCGCTTTGCTGCGCGCCAGCGTGCTCGCCGGCTGCTGCCTGATCGCGGTGCCCGCTTTCGCCGATGCGCTCGACGAGTATCTCGACAAGGCCGAGCAGGCCATGCAGGACTCGATCGACAGCCTCAAGAACAAGAGCACCAGCGAGAGCGCGAACCATCAATCGTCCGCGATCCGCGAGCTCGAGCGCTATCTCACCACCGACCTGCAGCAGGAGCAGCAGGCGCTGCGCGACCGGCTCAAGCAGCTGCAGGAGCAGCTCGCCAAGCGCGGCATGAGCCCGAAGGCCGACAAGGGCCAGAAGGGCGAGAAAGGCCAGAAGGGGCAGCAGGGCCAGAAGGGACAGCCCGGTCAGCAGGGCCAGCAGGGCGATCCCGGCGACGATGGCGATCAGGGCGACGGCGGCGACGGTCTCGACGAGGCCGATGGCGCGATGGGCGATGCCGGCAGTCAGCTCGGCGACAACAACGCCGATGGCGCGGTCGAGTCGCAGGGCAAGGCGCTGGACGCGCTGCGCAAGGGCGCGCAGAGCCTCGCCGAGGCGATGCAGCAGGGCGATGGCGATCAGCCCGGCGACGGCCCCGGCCAGGCGCCGGGCCGGCAGGCGGGCGCGCCGCCGATGGATCCGCTCGGCCGGCCCCTGCATGGCCGCGACGTCGACGATTTCTCGCAGAAGATTCCCGGCGAGATCGACGTGCAGCGTGTCCGCCGTATCCTGGAAGAGCTGCGCCGCCGCTCCGCCGATCCGTCGCGGCCGCAGATCGAGCTCGACTACATCGAGCGGCTGCTGAAGGACAACTGA